The following are from one region of the Methanomassiliicoccales archaeon genome:
- a CDS encoding tyrosine-type recombinase/integrase gives MPYKERNKFHRHQREWLNTLRPKEEDLPENLNGIVDSKTIRKYRRYTEEAGNILGYPNPKDIRLDQMKSLESEMFGIESTIHQKTTMVRAFLQWCGNKDAFKWRISVHQSIYRGGIFLREGPVAKIRTVANELGLMTELIYSLGVDNGLRSVDMCNLTVENAEEFLATGESEILGKGRNGGKVELQMLNKITRSLLQLWMKIRASMVARTGTDSPYLLCRVKHRRTGDYLVPMTWDAINWLMGKLSEQAGIAFKTHDLRRTCGNRIWRRGVPIETIAMILRHEDSGTTFKAYIGVQADDMRDAMDKLSEVPKPDMSVALEDPAKNKRLQEVLEELLRLTGKTGPSGLSQA, from the coding sequence ATGCCGTACAAGGAGCGGAACAAGTTCCACCGGCATCAGAGAGAGTGGTTAAACACCTTAAGACCAAAAGAGGAGGATCTTCCGGAGAACCTGAACGGAATCGTCGACTCGAAAACGATCAGGAAGTATCGGAGATATACGGAAGAGGCCGGGAACATCCTCGGGTATCCGAACCCGAAGGACATAAGGCTCGACCAGATGAAGTCGCTCGAATCCGAGATGTTCGGAATCGAGTCGACGATCCATCAGAAGACAACTATGGTCCGAGCATTCCTGCAATGGTGTGGGAACAAGGACGCCTTCAAGTGGAGGATATCTGTCCATCAGAGCATCTATCGGGGCGGGATATTCCTTCGCGAAGGTCCGGTGGCGAAGATCAGGACTGTCGCGAACGAATTGGGCCTGATGACCGAACTGATCTATTCCCTGGGCGTGGACAACGGTCTTCGTTCGGTGGACATGTGCAATCTGACGGTGGAAAACGCCGAGGAGTTCCTTGCGACAGGAGAATCGGAGATCTTGGGCAAGGGCAGGAACGGAGGCAAGGTCGAACTTCAGATGTTGAACAAGATCACGAGGTCTCTGCTCCAACTCTGGATGAAGATCAGGGCGTCGATGGTCGCGAGGACAGGGACGGATTCACCTTATCTGCTATGCAGGGTGAAACACCGCAGGACCGGCGACTACCTGGTGCCGATGACCTGGGACGCAATAAACTGGCTGATGGGGAAGCTCTCGGAGCAGGCCGGTATAGCGTTCAAGACGCACGATCTGCGCCGGACCTGTGGCAACCGGATATGGCGTCGAGGAGTGCCGATAGAAACGATTGCAATGATACTCAGGCACGAGGACTCGGGAACGACCTTCAAGGCGTATATCGGCGTGCAGGCGGACGACATGCGGGACGCAATGGACAAGCTATCGGAAGTGCCGAAACCAGATATGTCGGTCGCGTTGGAAGATCCGGCCAAGAACAAACGCCTTCAAGAGGTCCTAGAGGAACTTCTCAGACTGACGGGCAAAACTGGCCCCTCAGGGCTGAGCCAGGCATAG
- a CDS encoding GNAT family N-acetyltransferase → METMLMIGGADLLPRIEPLWCELRDLHSSKSAHFSDDVRDMEFDSRRLGLLEKSFGGHILVQIISLSGTSEPKDVAYCISTVSLNGIAEIDSIYVAEGYRNNGLGGKLVNGAIEWIDEHDIKEVRASVVWGNEEVLPFYERYGLYPRSIVLLRK, encoded by the coding sequence ATGGAGACCATGCTTATGATCGGAGGCGCCGACCTCCTTCCAAGAATAGAACCACTTTGGTGCGAACTGAGGGATCTTCACTCTTCGAAGTCTGCGCATTTCTCGGACGATGTCCGGGATATGGAGTTCGATTCCAGACGGTTGGGATTGTTGGAAAAGTCCTTCGGAGGCCATATCCTGGTCCAGATCATCAGCCTTTCCGGGACGTCCGAGCCTAAAGATGTAGCATACTGCATTTCCACAGTGTCCCTTAACGGAATAGCGGAGATCGATTCCATCTATGTAGCCGAAGGGTACCGCAACAACGGACTGGGCGGAAAATTGGTCAATGGTGCCATTGAATGGATCGATGAGCATGACATCAAGGAGGTCCGCGCTTCGGTCGTCTGGGGGAACGAAGAGGTGCTACCGTTCTACGAGCGTTATGGTCTCTATCCAAGGAGCATCGTGTTGTTGAGGAAATGA
- a CDS encoding 50S ribosomal protein L16: MARKPGRMYRQIRGQAYCRREYMGGVPANRINTYDLGVPNGDFAVTIELKAKEPCQIRHTSLEAARISANRLLTKNAGATGYHLKIRPYPHHVLRENKLATGAGADRVSSGMRAAFGKAVGTAARVQAGDILMIVRVPITSLTAAKDALWSASIKLPTPTYMHIEQNGEIIH; encoded by the coding sequence ATGGCACGCAAGCCCGGAAGGATGTACCGTCAGATAAGAGGTCAGGCATACTGTCGCAGGGAATACATGGGTGGAGTCCCTGCCAACCGTATCAATACCTATGACTTGGGAGTCCCGAACGGTGACTTCGCCGTAACTATCGAACTGAAGGCCAAAGAGCCATGCCAGATCAGGCACACCTCGCTCGAGGCGGCCCGTATCTCGGCGAACAGGCTCCTGACCAAGAACGCCGGTGCCACCGGCTACCACTTGAAGATCAGGCCGTACCCGCACCATGTCCTCCGCGAGAACAAGCTCGCAACCGGGGCAGGCGCGGACCGTGTCTCGAGCGGTATGAGAGCGGCATTCGGAAAGGCGGTCGGTACCGCTGCCCGTGTGCAGGCCGGCGACATCCTGATGATCGTGAGGGTTCCAATAACCTCGCTCACGGCCGCCAAGGATGCACTGTGGAGCGCTTCCATCAAGCTCCCCACTCCGACCTACATGCATATCGAGCAGAACGGCGAGATCATCCACTAA